One genomic segment of Photobacterium sp. DA100 includes these proteins:
- a CDS encoding TetR/AcrR family transcriptional regulator, with amino-acid sequence MSDKKKRILQATETLLAEHGFHGISMQMVAKEAGVAAGTIYRYFEDKDDLLHQLHDHILAYVANKISQNVSDDMPLEDRFRTMWLNIWNMATQDDAPLINRGQFENLPRRESHEQRLLEKKMFAKVNTLFEEGKASGRFKNLDNEILSALSLEPSACLARKHINGVYKVSDEALEAAIQASWDAIIQH; translated from the coding sequence AACATGGCTTTCACGGGATATCGATGCAAATGGTGGCCAAGGAGGCAGGGGTAGCCGCAGGGACCATTTACCGCTACTTCGAGGACAAAGACGATCTGTTGCACCAGCTTCATGATCACATTTTGGCCTACGTCGCGAACAAAATCAGCCAGAACGTGTCAGATGACATGCCATTGGAGGATAGGTTTCGCACCATGTGGCTTAACATCTGGAACATGGCCACCCAGGATGATGCCCCACTGATCAACCGCGGCCAGTTCGAAAACCTGCCACGGCGCGAAAGCCATGAACAACGATTATTAGAAAAGAAAATGTTCGCCAAGGTGAATACGTTATTCGAGGAAGGGAAGGCGTCAGGCCGATTCAAAAACCTCGACAACGAAATCTTGAGCGCACTGAGCCTTGAGCCAAGTGCTTGCTTAGCTCGCAAACATATCAACGGCGTTTACAAGGTCAGCGATGAAGCCCTAGAGGCGGCCATCCAGGCCTCTTGGGACGCCATTATTCAGCATTAA
- a CDS encoding efflux RND transporter periplasmic adaptor subunit: MKKWIVMLLVATLLFGSVIGFNLFKQQKIAEYMANMPEPEFPVTVTTANPSNWVPAIEAIGFIEPNQGVTITTEVSGVIQTIDFESGAAVKADQQLLALDSDVEIANLKSTQARLPAAKAKYERYRGLFKKGSISKEAFDDAEASYFSLVADIESLKATIERRTIKAPFDGVVGLRNVYLGQYIQPGTDVVRLEDTSLMKLRFTVPQTDISEIHLGQDVEIFVDAYPETPFSGEISAIEPAVNYQSGLVQVQADIPNNEGQLRSGMFARAHIILPTLEDQIILPQTAITYTLYGDNVYLAGEDENGVLRVKQSVVKVGERKGNNVHILDGVKAGDTVVTSGQVRLSNHAKVRVVESNSLEAPAETPML, translated from the coding sequence ATGAAAAAATGGATAGTGATGCTACTGGTCGCGACTCTGCTCTTTGGCAGCGTGATTGGTTTCAATCTCTTCAAACAACAAAAAATCGCCGAGTACATGGCCAATATGCCAGAGCCAGAGTTTCCGGTTACGGTCACCACCGCCAATCCGAGCAACTGGGTGCCGGCCATCGAAGCGATCGGCTTTATCGAACCTAATCAGGGTGTCACCATTACCACCGAAGTCTCTGGTGTGATCCAAACCATCGACTTTGAATCCGGTGCCGCCGTAAAAGCCGACCAACAACTGCTGGCGCTGGACTCAGATGTGGAAATCGCCAACTTGAAGAGCACCCAGGCCCGCCTGCCAGCGGCCAAAGCTAAGTATGAGCGCTACCGTGGCCTATTCAAGAAAGGGTCGATTTCCAAAGAAGCCTTTGATGATGCCGAAGCGTCGTATTTCTCACTGGTTGCCGATATCGAAAGCCTGAAGGCGACTATCGAGCGCCGCACCATCAAAGCACCGTTTGACGGTGTGGTCGGCCTCCGTAATGTATACCTCGGCCAGTATATCCAGCCTGGTACCGATGTCGTGCGCCTTGAAGATACCTCGCTGATGAAACTGCGCTTTACCGTGCCGCAGACCGATATCTCTGAAATCCACCTCGGGCAGGATGTCGAAATCTTCGTTGATGCCTACCCGGAAACACCGTTTAGCGGCGAGATCAGCGCAATTGAACCGGCGGTCAACTACCAAAGTGGCTTGGTCCAGGTTCAGGCTGACATCCCGAACAACGAAGGCCAGCTGCGCAGCGGTATGTTTGCCCGTGCCCATATTATCCTGCCGACGCTGGAAGATCAGATCATCCTGCCGCAGACCGCCATCACCTACACCCTGTATGGCGACAATGTCTACTTGGCCGGCGAAGACGAAAACGGCGTACTGCGCGTCAAGCAGTCCGTAGTCAAGGTCGGTGAGCGCAAAGGGAACAACGTCCATATCCTCGACGGAGTGAAAGCGGGTGATACCGTGGTCACTTCAGGCCAGGTGCGCCTGAGCAACCATGCCAAAGTCCGTGTGGTAGAAAGCAACTCGCTGGAAGCCCCAGCGGAAACCCCAATGCTGTGA
- a CDS encoding multidrug efflux RND transporter permease subunit, whose translation MRFTDVFIKRPVLAVSISFLIALLGLQAIFKMQVREYPDMTNTVVTVTTSYYGASADLIQGFITQPLEQAIAQADNIDYMTSSSVLGSSTITVTMKLNTDPNAALADILAKTNSVRSQLPKEAEDPTVTMSTGSTTAVMYIGFTSDELASSQITDYLERVINPQLFTVNGVSKVDLYGGMKYALRVWLDPAKMAAYNLTAADVMNVLNANNYQSATGQATGEFVLYNGTADTQVSNTDELEKLVVSTQKGQVIRLGDIAKVTLEKSHDVYRASANGEEAVVAAINAAPSANPINIAADVYELLPELQRNMPSNISMNIMYDSTIAINESINEVIKTIAEAALIVLVVITLFLGSLRAVIIPIVTIPLSLIGVAMVMQSFGFSWNLMTLLAMVLAIGLVVDDAIVVLENVDRHIKEGESPFRAAIIGTREIAVPVIAMTLTLGAVYAPIAMMGGITGSLFKEFALTLAGSVFVSGIIALTLSPMMCSKMLKANEKPSKFETTVHHFLDRMTNRYEKMLGGIMKMRPVVIVFALIVFGTLPLLFKFIPSELAPSEDKGVLVMMGTAPSNANLDYIENTMAEVNRILVEQPEVAFAQVFSGVPNSNQAFGIASMVPWSEREASQAEVVKRVTDLVKDVPEMAVTAFQMPELPGAGSGLPIQFVITTPNSFESLFQISSDILGKVKTNPMFVYSDLDLNYDSATMKIKIDKDKAGAYGVTMQDIGITLSTMMADGYVNRIDLNGRSYEVIPQVERKYRLNPESLKGYYVRAADGKAIPLGSLVTIEVVSEPRSLPHFNQLNSATVGAVPAPGVAMGDAISWFQSEAASTLPAGYQYDFMGEARQFVTEGNALYTTFALALAIIFLVLAIQFESLRDPLVIMVSVPLAICGALIALAWGAASMNIYSQVGLITLIGLITKHGILICEVAKEEQLHHKKDRMAAVMEAAKIRLRPILMTTAAMIAGLIPLLYATGAGAAQRFSIGIVIVAGLAIGTVFTLFVLPVIYTYLASIHKPLPVFLEDKDLEKLKRADEARNALKEASDS comes from the coding sequence ATGCGCTTTACAGATGTTTTCATTAAACGTCCTGTGTTAGCGGTATCGATCAGCTTTTTGATCGCCCTTCTTGGCCTGCAGGCAATCTTCAAGATGCAGGTCAGGGAATACCCTGACATGACCAATACCGTGGTCACGGTAACGACCAGCTACTACGGTGCCAGTGCCGATCTGATCCAGGGCTTTATTACCCAGCCGCTGGAGCAAGCTATCGCACAGGCTGACAATATCGATTACATGACCTCGTCATCGGTACTGGGCTCGTCGACCATCACGGTCACCATGAAGCTGAACACCGACCCGAACGCGGCATTGGCCGACATTCTGGCCAAGACCAACTCGGTCCGTTCGCAACTGCCTAAGGAAGCCGAAGACCCGACCGTCACCATGTCGACCGGTTCGACCACCGCGGTCATGTACATCGGCTTTACCAGTGACGAGCTGGCCTCGAGCCAGATCACCGACTACCTCGAGCGAGTGATCAACCCGCAGCTATTTACCGTCAACGGTGTCTCCAAGGTTGACCTGTACGGCGGGATGAAATACGCCCTGCGCGTATGGCTGGATCCGGCCAAGATGGCGGCTTACAACCTGACCGCTGCAGACGTGATGAACGTGCTGAATGCCAACAACTACCAGTCGGCAACCGGCCAGGCGACCGGCGAGTTCGTGCTCTACAACGGTACCGCCGACACCCAGGTGAGCAATACCGACGAGCTGGAAAAACTGGTGGTCTCCACCCAGAAAGGCCAGGTGATCCGTCTTGGGGATATTGCCAAGGTCACCCTAGAGAAGAGCCACGATGTTTACCGTGCCTCGGCCAACGGCGAAGAGGCCGTTGTCGCAGCCATCAACGCGGCACCGAGCGCCAACCCGATCAACATTGCTGCCGATGTCTACGAACTGTTGCCTGAACTTCAGCGCAACATGCCAAGTAACATCTCGATGAACATCATGTATGACTCGACTATTGCGATTAACGAGTCGATCAATGAAGTTATCAAGACGATTGCCGAAGCGGCATTGATTGTATTGGTGGTGATCACCCTGTTCCTCGGCTCGCTGCGTGCGGTTATCATCCCGATTGTCACCATCCCGCTATCGCTGATCGGTGTAGCCATGGTGATGCAGTCGTTCGGCTTCTCGTGGAACCTGATGACCCTGCTCGCAATGGTACTGGCCATCGGCCTGGTGGTGGATGACGCCATCGTGGTGTTGGAAAACGTTGACCGTCATATCAAAGAAGGGGAATCCCCGTTCCGCGCAGCGATTATCGGTACCCGTGAAATCGCGGTTCCGGTTATCGCCATGACCCTGACCCTGGGTGCGGTATATGCGCCTATCGCCATGATGGGCGGGATCACCGGCTCGCTGTTCAAGGAGTTCGCCCTGACCCTGGCCGGTTCGGTATTTGTCTCGGGGATCATCGCCCTGACGCTATCACCGATGATGTGTTCGAAGATGCTCAAGGCCAACGAAAAGCCAAGCAAGTTCGAAACCACGGTGCACCACTTCCTCGATCGCATGACCAACCGCTACGAGAAAATGCTGGGCGGGATCATGAAAATGCGTCCGGTAGTGATTGTGTTCGCCTTGATCGTATTCGGTACCCTGCCGCTGCTATTTAAGTTCATCCCAAGTGAACTGGCACCGTCGGAAGATAAGGGCGTACTGGTGATGATGGGTACCGCGCCGTCGAATGCCAACCTTGATTACATCGAGAACACCATGGCTGAGGTAAACCGTATTCTGGTCGAGCAGCCTGAGGTAGCCTTTGCCCAGGTATTCTCTGGTGTGCCTAACTCCAACCAGGCTTTCGGTATTGCTTCCATGGTGCCGTGGAGCGAGCGTGAAGCGAGCCAGGCAGAAGTAGTTAAGCGCGTCACCGATCTGGTGAAAGACGTACCGGAGATGGCGGTAACGGCATTCCAGATGCCAGAGCTACCAGGGGCGGGTTCAGGCCTGCCGATCCAGTTCGTGATCACCACGCCGAACAGCTTCGAGAGCCTATTCCAGATCAGTAGCGATATCCTGGGCAAGGTAAAAACCAACCCGATGTTTGTCTACTCGGATCTCGATCTGAACTACGACTCGGCAACGATGAAGATCAAGATCGACAAGGACAAGGCCGGCGCCTACGGCGTGACCATGCAAGATATCGGTATCACCCTGAGTACCATGATGGCGGACGGTTACGTCAACCGCATCGACCTCAACGGCCGCTCCTACGAGGTGATCCCGCAGGTAGAGCGTAAGTACCGCCTCAACCCGGAATCACTCAAGGGTTACTATGTCCGTGCCGCTGACGGCAAGGCTATCCCGCTGGGCAGCCTGGTAACAATTGAAGTTGTCTCCGAGCCACGCTCGCTGCCACACTTCAACCAGCTAAACTCGGCAACAGTGGGTGCGGTTCCGGCACCGGGTGTCGCTATGGGTGATGCCATCAGTTGGTTCCAGAGCGAAGCGGCCAGTACACTTCCAGCCGGTTACCAGTATGACTTCATGGGTGAGGCCCGCCAGTTCGTGACCGAAGGTAACGCGCTGTACACCACCTTTGCCCTGGCACTGGCGATCATCTTCCTGGTTCTGGCTATCCAGTTCGAATCGCTGCGCGATCCGTTGGTAATCATGGTCTCGGTCCCGCTTGCCATTTGTGGTGCCCTGATCGCCCTGGCGTGGGGCGCAGCCTCGATGAATATCTACTCGCAGGTCGGCCTGATCACCCTGATAGGTCTTATTACCAAGCACGGTATCTTGATTTGTGAGGTAGCCAAAGAAGAGCAGCTACACCACAAGAAGGATCGCATGGCGGCAGTGATGGAAGCGGCGAAAATTCGTCTGCGTCCGATCCTGATGACCACGGCTGCGATGATTGCCGGTCTGATCCCGCTGCTATACGCGACCGGGGCCGGTGCCGCCCAGCGTTTCAGCATCGGTATTGTTATCGTTGCCGGCCTGGCGATTGGTACGGTGTTCACCTTGTTTGTGCTGCCGGTGATTTACACTTATCTAGCCAGCATCCACAAGCCGCTACCGGTCTTCCTTGAGGACAAAGATCTGGAAAAGCTCAAGCGTGCTGATGAGGCTCGCAATGCTCTGAAAGAAGCAAGCGATAGCTAA
- a CDS encoding accessory factor UbiK family protein has product MFDPKKLEQVAKQIQDAMPQPVKELGNDVEQKVRQVIQAQLGKLDVVSREEFDVQTQVLLRTRQKLSALEQKLDELESRMAPKADTEQE; this is encoded by the coding sequence ATGTTTGATCCAAAGAAACTTGAGCAAGTGGCCAAGCAGATCCAGGACGCGATGCCTCAGCCAGTGAAAGAGCTAGGCAATGATGTTGAACAGAAAGTTCGCCAGGTGATCCAAGCACAGCTTGGTAAATTGGACGTGGTCAGCCGCGAAGAATTTGATGTACAGACCCAGGTGCTGTTGCGTACCCGCCAGAAGCTGTCAGCACTTGAGCAGAAGCTTGACGAGCTAGAAAGCCGAATGGCGCCAAAAGCGGATACCGAGCAAGAATAA
- a CDS encoding type II toxin-antitoxin system PemK/MazF family toxin translates to MALQFHPNPGTILMCDFNGGFKTPEMVKRRPVIVVSPKMKNCTGLVTVVPVSTRMPEPVESYHYKIPNQSLPQTNYFQRAESWVKCDMIYRVGFDRLNLIHIGKDRATGKRLYYKNVLGRGQMNSIRAGMLHSLQMGHLAEHL, encoded by the coding sequence ATGGCGCTACAATTTCATCCTAACCCAGGCACTATTTTGATGTGCGACTTTAATGGTGGTTTTAAAACACCAGAAATGGTGAAAAGGCGGCCAGTTATTGTTGTGTCCCCAAAGATGAAGAACTGTACTGGCTTGGTAACCGTTGTACCTGTTAGTACAAGAATGCCTGAGCCTGTAGAAAGTTATCACTACAAGATCCCTAACCAAAGTTTGCCTCAGACGAATTACTTTCAACGTGCTGAGTCATGGGTAAAGTGCGATATGATTTATCGAGTTGGTTTTGATCGGCTGAATTTGATTCATATTGGAAAGGATCGTGCGACAGGTAAGCGACTCTATTACAAAAATGTTTTGGGGCGTGGGCAGATGAATTCCATTAGGGCTGGCATGCTTCATTCACTTCAGATGGGTCACTTGGCTGAACATCTTTAA
- a CDS encoding DUF262 domain-containing protein, with protein MTQEEQQQAELQLQEFSKKIDFYTSEYTIEILAQKVANEDFGVPDYQREFTWEPERKCRFIESLLMGLPIPFVFLWMNDQTGQLEIVDGSQRLRTLEEYMNNRLQLDGLDRLSRLNGTKFEDLILPRQRKFQNQSIRAVVLSDKTDLESRIDLFERINTGSKVANPAEVRRGALRGPFMDFIIDVAKDEQFTRLATVTTSQKATREREELALRFFAYTDGLDEYKDRVKEFLFAYTRNMNSAFEARPELANEYRQRLARVLDFVEQSFTLGFRKSAGAKTTPRARFESIAIGAYEALQVNPNLTVTQEQTEAIVKSKEFLKKVTSDGANVKSKLVGRIVVMKNALLEDA; from the coding sequence ATGACGCAAGAAGAGCAACAACAAGCCGAACTTCAATTACAGGAGTTTAGCAAGAAGATCGATTTTTACACTTCAGAATACACTATTGAGATACTGGCTCAAAAAGTGGCCAATGAGGATTTTGGGGTTCCTGATTACCAGCGTGAATTTACCTGGGAGCCAGAGCGAAAGTGCCGATTTATTGAGTCTTTGCTGATGGGGCTACCCATCCCATTTGTATTCCTTTGGATGAATGACCAAACGGGACAACTGGAAATTGTTGATGGCTCGCAGCGCTTACGAACTCTTGAAGAATACATGAACAACCGGTTACAGCTAGATGGGCTAGACCGACTGAGCCGACTTAATGGCACCAAGTTTGAGGATTTAATCTTACCTCGGCAACGCAAGTTCCAAAACCAATCTATCCGGGCAGTGGTATTGTCAGACAAAACTGACCTTGAATCCCGTATAGACCTATTTGAACGAATAAATACGGGAAGCAAAGTCGCCAACCCCGCAGAGGTTCGCCGTGGAGCCCTGCGCGGTCCCTTTATGGACTTCATCATTGATGTGGCAAAAGACGAACAATTTACTCGTCTCGCAACTGTAACCACCAGCCAGAAAGCTACTAGAGAACGAGAAGAACTAGCGTTGCGCTTTTTTGCCTACACCGATGGGTTGGATGAGTATAAGGATAGAGTTAAAGAATTCTTGTTTGCCTACACTCGCAATATGAATAGTGCTTTTGAAGCTCGCCCAGAACTAGCCAACGAATATCGTCAGCGATTAGCAAGGGTATTGGACTTTGTTGAACAGTCCTTCACTCTTGGATTTAGAAAGTCTGCTGGAGCAAAAACTACTCCTCGAGCTCGCTTTGAATCTATCGCCATTGGCGCTTATGAAGCTTTGCAAGTCAACCCCAACCTAACCGTTACCCAAGAGCAAACCGAAGCCATCGTTAAGAGCAAAGAGTTTTTGAAAAAGGTCACCTCAGATGGAGCCAACGTCAAAAGTAAACTGGTTGGCAGAATTGTAGTGATGAAAAATGCATTGTTAGAGGACGCTTAG
- a CDS encoding MAE_28990/MAE_18760 family HEPN-like nuclease: MQLVRATYDERVSDIEAHFELIKNISDAIGSGGARFPVNGSHYTITIQQQRILFSSTYLQLYNLVESTVNQLLSAVGRHSQSGISGDLTKLSDKIRDLYLKHMIPPEDNLTPEKRLQRALKLLHQAVGVESVEITIPRGGGGNWDMIEINRLNNRIGVDLTLPAPVREKLNRPYRNDKGPLRYIKEVRNNLGHGSISFADCGTGHVYSEFRTLIDIVKEYLEHLMNAYEQYIDNGHYLSTDPEEE, from the coding sequence TTGCAATTAGTCAGAGCCACCTATGACGAAAGGGTTAGTGACATTGAGGCACACTTTGAGCTTATTAAAAATATCAGCGATGCTATCGGCAGCGGCGGTGCTCGATTTCCAGTAAATGGCAGTCATTACACTATCACTATTCAACAGCAAAGAATTCTATTTTCCAGCACGTATTTACAACTGTACAACCTAGTGGAATCGACAGTAAACCAATTACTGAGTGCTGTAGGACGACACAGCCAAAGTGGGATAAGCGGTGATCTAACAAAACTCTCAGATAAAATTCGTGATTTGTACCTAAAGCACATGATTCCACCAGAGGACAACCTAACACCGGAGAAACGTCTTCAGCGAGCCCTGAAACTGTTACATCAAGCCGTCGGTGTCGAATCGGTAGAAATCACCATTCCACGAGGTGGTGGCGGTAATTGGGATATGATCGAAATAAATCGATTAAATAACCGAATAGGAGTGGACCTGACACTACCAGCCCCGGTCAGAGAAAAACTAAATCGCCCTTATCGAAACGATAAAGGGCCATTACGTTATATAAAAGAAGTTCGCAATAACCTAGGCCATGGAAGTATTTCCTTTGCCGATTGCGGAACTGGACACGTATATAGTGAATTTCGCACTCTCATCGACATTGTGAAAGAATACCTAGAGCATTTAATGAATGCCTATGAACAATACATCGATAACGGGCATTATCTTTCTACTGATCCAGAAGAAGAGTAG
- a CDS encoding DNA cytosine methyltransferase, which produces MLERPIINAVDLFCGAGGLTHGLQRAGINVVAGYDVEESCRFAYEHNNQSNFINQDVTELQKEEVEAHLHGADYTLLAGCAPCQPFSTYSRTTNTTGQKDKRWGLLNSFGRLVSEIRPDFVTMENVPGLVSQPVFVDFLQQLSGAGYQYDYQVVFCPDYGMAQTRKRLMLLASRTKEVRLPKPTHVPDQYMTVADVIAGLPPLIAGQTLAEDRLHRASILSPINLRRIQASTPGGSWLDWPEELRASCHRKDSGKTFPSVYGRMSWDKPSPTITTQCNGYGNGRFGHPEQDRAISLREAALLQSFPKSYQFAPQGEKRSIAALAKMIGNAVPVRLGEMVGRSVWEALA; this is translated from the coding sequence GTGTTGGAGCGTCCGATAATAAATGCTGTGGATCTGTTCTGCGGAGCTGGTGGATTAACTCACGGACTACAGAGAGCTGGCATTAATGTTGTAGCAGGTTACGATGTAGAAGAGTCCTGCCGGTTCGCTTATGAGCACAACAACCAATCTAACTTTATCAACCAAGATGTAACCGAGCTTCAAAAAGAAGAGGTTGAGGCACACCTACATGGAGCTGATTACACCTTGCTCGCGGGGTGCGCTCCTTGTCAGCCATTCTCGACGTACTCTAGAACCACCAATACTACTGGACAGAAAGATAAACGTTGGGGGCTATTGAATAGTTTTGGTCGATTAGTCTCTGAGATTCGCCCAGATTTTGTAACCATGGAGAACGTACCTGGACTAGTAAGCCAACCAGTGTTTGTTGATTTCCTTCAGCAATTATCTGGAGCTGGTTACCAATATGACTACCAAGTGGTTTTCTGTCCTGACTACGGAATGGCACAAACTCGCAAGCGCTTGATGTTGCTGGCCTCAAGAACAAAAGAGGTTCGCTTGCCAAAACCTACACATGTGCCCGATCAATACATGACGGTAGCCGATGTGATTGCTGGATTGCCGCCTTTAATTGCTGGGCAGACTCTTGCAGAGGACCGTTTGCATCGAGCTTCCATCTTAAGCCCTATCAACCTGAGACGAATTCAGGCATCCACGCCTGGAGGCTCTTGGTTGGATTGGCCGGAAGAGCTGCGAGCGTCTTGCCATCGAAAAGATAGCGGCAAGACCTTTCCGAGCGTTTATGGCAGGATGTCGTGGGACAAGCCTTCCCCTACCATTACTACGCAATGTAATGGCTATGGAAACGGTCGTTTTGGCCACCCAGAGCAAGACCGTGCCATTAGCCTTCGCGAAGCTGCCCTGTTGCAATCCTTCCCAAAGAGTTATCAGTTTGCCCCTCAGGGAGAAAAGCGCTCTATCGCCGCTCTAGCGAAAATGATTGGTAATGCAGTTCCAGTAAGGCTGGGTGAAATGGTGGGCCGAAGTGTCTGGGAAGCTTTGGCCTAG
- a CDS encoding primase-helicase family protein, with amino-acid sequence MKNNIYPISTPSMSKLCHSLGDGTPLKSEQVQALADINGQYTHVTIGGKHKVVMRKPCQTNGMTHSFEDLGQFQNYFLHCERIERQTLGRAWLRWPSKNYKPDGVGFYPLPDKCPGTVFNMFMGFGVAPKEGDISPYLYHLKEVICAGDEASYSYLLGWMAHLVQKPDEKPSVAVVMKAVEGTGKGTMVDPLAKILGPHFTHVNGHGQIAGRFNSSIANKLLVFADEVDLTDARVADKLKGLISEPTINLERKGIDPEPMPNYSRFIFASNREQVIKAGLRERRYLVLEPDPKYAQDIGYFSNLRAWINDGGAEVLLNHLLSLDITTFSPHKAPATTALLEEKLASLRPSELYLLTELSQERPFNGAARLYVTELVDSFRIWAGNNISQEVSLNSAQTQVGRLMARVGVQVLGRSDRGGGKYYEIDPSKLRVGLAEAMGQKEGDLF; translated from the coding sequence ATGAAAAATAATATTTATCCCATATCAACACCATCTATGTCAAAGCTCTGCCATTCTCTGGGGGATGGGACACCATTAAAGTCTGAGCAGGTTCAGGCTCTGGCTGACATTAATGGTCAATACACCCACGTAACTATAGGCGGTAAGCACAAGGTGGTGATGAGAAAGCCTTGCCAGACCAACGGCATGACCCACAGTTTTGAGGACTTAGGCCAGTTCCAAAATTACTTCTTACACTGTGAGCGGATTGAGAGGCAGACTTTAGGGAGGGCTTGGCTTAGGTGGCCAAGCAAAAACTACAAGCCGGATGGTGTCGGCTTCTATCCCTTACCTGATAAGTGCCCCGGTACTGTCTTTAACATGTTTATGGGCTTTGGTGTTGCGCCTAAGGAAGGAGATATCAGTCCCTACCTTTACCATCTGAAAGAGGTGATCTGTGCTGGCGATGAGGCCAGCTATTCATATTTGCTTGGCTGGATGGCTCATTTGGTACAAAAGCCCGATGAAAAACCGAGTGTAGCCGTTGTGATGAAGGCAGTAGAGGGTACCGGAAAAGGTACCATGGTTGATCCCTTGGCCAAAATTCTAGGACCTCACTTCACTCATGTGAATGGCCACGGCCAGATAGCGGGACGCTTCAACTCGTCTATTGCGAACAAGCTACTAGTGTTTGCTGACGAGGTTGATTTAACTGATGCAAGGGTGGCTGACAAGCTTAAAGGGTTGATCTCAGAGCCAACGATCAATCTCGAGCGGAAAGGCATAGACCCAGAGCCGATGCCGAACTATAGCCGCTTTATCTTTGCCAGCAACAGAGAACAGGTTATTAAGGCTGGCTTGAGAGAGCGGCGTTATCTGGTACTAGAGCCCGATCCGAAGTATGCGCAGGATATTGGTTACTTCAGTAACCTAAGAGCCTGGATTAATGATGGTGGAGCTGAGGTGTTGTTAAATCATTTATTAAGTCTGGACATCACTACCTTTTCACCCCACAAGGCACCAGCAACAACAGCGTTGCTGGAAGAAAAACTGGCCAGCCTAAGGCCATCGGAGCTGTATTTACTCACTGAGCTATCACAAGAGAGGCCATTTAACGGGGCAGCAAGGCTTTATGTAACAGAACTAGTGGATAGTTTCCGTATCTGGGCTGGGAACAATATCAGCCAAGAGGTGAGCCTGAACTCAGCACAGACCCAAGTTGGCCGCTTAATGGCTAGAGTAGGCGTTCAGGTATTGGGTAGATCTGACAGAGGGGGCGGAAAGTATTACGAGATTGACCCTAGCAAGTTGAGAGTCGGATTGGCTGAAGCTATGGGGCAGAAAGAGGGGGATCTTTTCTAG
- a CDS encoding AlpA family phage regulatory protein has product METRKFSSLALSPFSVPSIEQRIKVLRIAGEHERLVRDEERQRITTISRSRTWMLEREGRHPKRRKLGANSVAWLLSDLLWFIHNPSDDPIA; this is encoded by the coding sequence ATGGAAACAAGAAAATTTTCATCGTTAGCGTTAAGCCCTTTTTCGGTTCCTAGTATTGAACAACGTATTAAGGTATTGCGTATTGCTGGAGAGCATGAGCGCCTTGTTCGCGATGAAGAACGGCAAAGAATTACAACAATATCTCGCTCTCGAACCTGGATGCTTGAGCGAGAAGGTCGACACCCTAAACGTCGTAAACTAGGAGCTAACTCTGTGGCATGGCTGTTGTCTGATTTACTGTGGTTTATACACAACCCTTCAGATGATCCAATAGCGTGA